A genomic region of Seriola aureovittata isolate HTS-2021-v1 ecotype China chromosome 21, ASM2101889v1, whole genome shotgun sequence contains the following coding sequences:
- the pald1a gene encoding paladin isoform X2, whose protein sequence is MGTTASAAPQPVSVASPLESVHGNGMADSRQSLSMSPFQTVNIHNNKAKSIITNKVAPVVITYNCRQEFQIHDEILKTNYKLGRISDTMPEHYLVQGEYFMVQDVYSKADVLNTTGSYGAPNFRQVKGSYPLFGMGQPSLNGFKQVLQRLQAQGREEVIFFCVREEPVVFLHKDDDFVPYTPRRKENLHENLHGLEKEMLVESLELTIRKELHDFAKLNENIFYVYNDIEYFKDEPQKMSITCEEDIHVTEEVYKRPMFTMPTYRYYRLPLPMEGAPLEEDFDAFVSILRESPSLSLGHDASRPLPALLFSCQVGVGRTNLAMILGTLVMNRLRGDSQTPSQVEEAAASQTKPLFQVIQSLINKLPNGQQVMEEVDRAIALCSEMHNIKEAIYENKSKLEGIGEDYQIQGSSTKDYFLNRTMQSLERYFYLIVFNAYLHEQYPLAFVSNFSQWMCCHAWLYRLLACMDLSELSAPAELVTRGARILVADEYLAPDVLSTVKEMKAVNFRRVPKMPVYGVAQPTSEGAGVVLAHLTDEKRKHSHVLWVNLQNELVLEGNGQIFTQREPSCLDQHIPVPSSDPQLIEKLEKSLTEVILQAQKWLEVTLEQEKQMKMFKSCLTVQEIFNQHKSSHQGLVYKRIPLPECSAPREEDFDKLLEAMKSALAEDSRSAFVFNCSNGKGRTTTAMVVAVLTLWHFNGFPEFADDEIVSVPDAKYTKGEFEVVMQLVRLLPDGHRMKREVDMALDSVSETMTPMHYHLREIIISTYRQIKSGKTEKECQQLLLRSLQCLERYIYLILFNTYLHLEKKDSWQRSFTLWMEQVAARAGVYDILNQLAFSEFENLRDTPLARLRCRWQQQNIQSLPFRGEFV, encoded by the exons ATGGGTACAACTGCCAGTGCCGCACCACAGCCTGTTTCCGTAGCGTCGCCGCTTGAGAGTGTCCATGGCAACGGGATGGCCGACAGCAGGCAGTCTCTTAGCATGAGCCCCTTTCAGACAGTCAACATCCACAACAACAAGGCCAAGTCCATTATCACCAACAAAGTCGCACCTGTCGTCATCAC GTATAATTGCAGACAGGAATTTCAGATTCACGATGAAATCCTCAAGACCAACTACAAGCTCGGTCGGATATCAGACACTATGCCCGAGCACTACCTGGTGCAG GGGGAGTACTTCATGGTCCAGGACGTGTACAGTAAGGCTGATGTCCTGAACACCACGGGCAGCTACGGGGCGCCCAACTTCCGCCAAGTGAAGGGATCCTACCCGCTGTTTGGGATGGGCCAGCCGAGCCTGAACGGCTTCAAACAGGTTCTCCAGAGGCTCCAGGCGCAAGGACGCGAG GAGGTTATATTCTTCTGTGTAAGAGAGGAGCCGGTGGTTTTCCTGCACAAGGATGACGACTTTGTGCCGTACACCCCCAGGAGGAAGGAAAACCTACACGAGAACCTCCACGGCCTGGAAAAGGAGATGCTGGTGGAGAGCCTGGAGCTCACCATCAGGAAGGAG ctccACGACTTCGCCAAGCTCAACGAAAACATCTTCTACGTCTACAACGACATCGAGTACTTTAAAGACGAGCCACAGAAGATGTCCATCACGTGTGAGGAGGACATCCATGTGACTGAGGAGGTCTATAAGAGGCCCATGTTCACCATGCCAACCTACAG GTACTACAGATTACCATTACCAATGGAGGGAGCACCACTGGAAGAAGACTTTGACGCATTTGTTAGCATACTCAGG GAGAGCCCCAGCTTGTCTCTGGGCCATGATGCTTCCCGGCCGCTGCCTGCGCTGCTCTTCAGCTGCCAGGTGGGCGTCGGCCGCACCAACCTAGCCATGATCCTGGGCACGCTGGTCATGAATCGCCTGAGGGGAGATTCACAAACGCCGTCTCA aGTCGAGGAGGCAGCAGCTTCACAGACCAAACCACTTTTCCAGGTCATCCAGTCTCTGATCAACAAGCTGCCTAATGGACAGCAGGTCATGGAAGAG GTTGACCGAGCCATCGCCCTGTGTTCAGAAATGCACAACATAAAAGAAGCAATATATGAGAACAAGAGTAAGCTGGAAGGGATTGGTGAAGATTATCAAATCCAG GGAAGCAGTACCAAAGACTACTTTCTCAACAGAACCATGCAGAGCTTGGAGCGCTACTTCTACTTGATTGTATTTAATGCATACCTTCATGAACAG TATCCTCTTGCCTTTGTGTCCAACTTCAGCCAGTGGATGTGCTGCCACGCGTGGCTGTACCGTCTGCTGGCCTGCATGGACCTATCAGAGCTGTCAGCCCCAGCCGAGCTGGTCACCAGGGGAGCCCGCATCCTG GTTGCTGATGAGTACTTGGCTCCTGACGTGCTCAGCACAGTGAAGGAGATGAAAGCGGTCAACTTCAGACGAGTGCCCAAGATGCCTGTTTATGGAGTGGCTCAGCCAACATCAGAG GGTGCCGGAGTAGTTTTGGCCCATCTGACGGATGAGAAGAGGAAGCACAGCCACGTGTTGTGGGTAAACTTGCAGAACGAGCTGGTGTTAGAAGGAAATGGTCAGATTTTTACACAGAGGGAGCCCTCGTGCCTGGACCAGCACATTCCTGTCCCATCATCTGACCCGCAGCTAATAGAG AAACTGGAGAAGTCTCTGACGGAAGTGATCCTGCAAGCTCAGAAGTGGCTGGAGGTGACGCTGGAGCAGGAgaagcagatgaaaatgtttaaaagctGCCTGACGGTGCAGGAGATCTTCAACCAGCACAAAAGCTCCCACCAGGGCCTCGTCTACAAACGCATCCCTCTGCCGGAATGCAGCGCTCCAAGGGAGGAG GATTTTGATAAGCTGCTGGAGGCCATGAAGAGCGCCTTGGCTGAGGACTCCCGCTCAGCCTTCGTTTTTAACTGCTCCAACGGCAAAGGCAGGACCACGACCGCCATGGTCGTCGCTGTTTTGACTCTCTGGCACTTTAAT GGTTTCCCAGAGTTTGCAGATGACGAGATTGTAAGTGTTCCTGACGCCAAGTACACAAAAGGAGAATTTGAG GTTGTGATGCAGCTGGTCCGTCTGCTCCCCGACGGTCACAGGATGAAGAGGGAGGTGGACATGGCCCTGGACTCAGTCAGCGAGACCATGACCCCCATGCACTACCACCTAAGAGAGATCATCATCTCCACATACAGACAG ATCAAAAGTGGTAAGACAGAGAAGGAgtgtcagcagctgctgctgaggagccTGCAGTGCCTGGAACGCTACATTTACCTCATCCTCTTCAACACATACCTGCATCTTGAGAAGAAAGACTCCTGGCAGCGCTCCTTCACTCTCTGGATGGAACAG
- the pald1a gene encoding paladin isoform X1: protein MAENKQQRKGSGSADRSSTHTCLWSMGTTASAAPQPVSVASPLESVHGNGMADSRQSLSMSPFQTVNIHNNKAKSIITNKVAPVVITYNCRQEFQIHDEILKTNYKLGRISDTMPEHYLVQGEYFMVQDVYSKADVLNTTGSYGAPNFRQVKGSYPLFGMGQPSLNGFKQVLQRLQAQGREEVIFFCVREEPVVFLHKDDDFVPYTPRRKENLHENLHGLEKEMLVESLELTIRKELHDFAKLNENIFYVYNDIEYFKDEPQKMSITCEEDIHVTEEVYKRPMFTMPTYRYYRLPLPMEGAPLEEDFDAFVSILRESPSLSLGHDASRPLPALLFSCQVGVGRTNLAMILGTLVMNRLRGDSQTPSQVEEAAASQTKPLFQVIQSLINKLPNGQQVMEEVDRAIALCSEMHNIKEAIYENKSKLEGIGEDYQIQGSSTKDYFLNRTMQSLERYFYLIVFNAYLHEQYPLAFVSNFSQWMCCHAWLYRLLACMDLSELSAPAELVTRGARILVADEYLAPDVLSTVKEMKAVNFRRVPKMPVYGVAQPTSEGAGVVLAHLTDEKRKHSHVLWVNLQNELVLEGNGQIFTQREPSCLDQHIPVPSSDPQLIEKLEKSLTEVILQAQKWLEVTLEQEKQMKMFKSCLTVQEIFNQHKSSHQGLVYKRIPLPECSAPREEDFDKLLEAMKSALAEDSRSAFVFNCSNGKGRTTTAMVVAVLTLWHFNGFPEFADDEIVSVPDAKYTKGEFEVVMQLVRLLPDGHRMKREVDMALDSVSETMTPMHYHLREIIISTYRQIKSGKTEKECQQLLLRSLQCLERYIYLILFNTYLHLEKKDSWQRSFTLWMEQVAARAGVYDILNQLAFSEFENLRDTPLARLRCRWQQQNIQSLPFRGEFV from the exons ATGgcagaaaacaagcagcaaagAAAAGGGTCTGGAAGTGCAGATCGCTCTTCAACTCACAC CTGCTTGTGGAGCATGGGTACAACTGCCAGTGCCGCACCACAGCCTGTTTCCGTAGCGTCGCCGCTTGAGAGTGTCCATGGCAACGGGATGGCCGACAGCAGGCAGTCTCTTAGCATGAGCCCCTTTCAGACAGTCAACATCCACAACAACAAGGCCAAGTCCATTATCACCAACAAAGTCGCACCTGTCGTCATCAC GTATAATTGCAGACAGGAATTTCAGATTCACGATGAAATCCTCAAGACCAACTACAAGCTCGGTCGGATATCAGACACTATGCCCGAGCACTACCTGGTGCAG GGGGAGTACTTCATGGTCCAGGACGTGTACAGTAAGGCTGATGTCCTGAACACCACGGGCAGCTACGGGGCGCCCAACTTCCGCCAAGTGAAGGGATCCTACCCGCTGTTTGGGATGGGCCAGCCGAGCCTGAACGGCTTCAAACAGGTTCTCCAGAGGCTCCAGGCGCAAGGACGCGAG GAGGTTATATTCTTCTGTGTAAGAGAGGAGCCGGTGGTTTTCCTGCACAAGGATGACGACTTTGTGCCGTACACCCCCAGGAGGAAGGAAAACCTACACGAGAACCTCCACGGCCTGGAAAAGGAGATGCTGGTGGAGAGCCTGGAGCTCACCATCAGGAAGGAG ctccACGACTTCGCCAAGCTCAACGAAAACATCTTCTACGTCTACAACGACATCGAGTACTTTAAAGACGAGCCACAGAAGATGTCCATCACGTGTGAGGAGGACATCCATGTGACTGAGGAGGTCTATAAGAGGCCCATGTTCACCATGCCAACCTACAG GTACTACAGATTACCATTACCAATGGAGGGAGCACCACTGGAAGAAGACTTTGACGCATTTGTTAGCATACTCAGG GAGAGCCCCAGCTTGTCTCTGGGCCATGATGCTTCCCGGCCGCTGCCTGCGCTGCTCTTCAGCTGCCAGGTGGGCGTCGGCCGCACCAACCTAGCCATGATCCTGGGCACGCTGGTCATGAATCGCCTGAGGGGAGATTCACAAACGCCGTCTCA aGTCGAGGAGGCAGCAGCTTCACAGACCAAACCACTTTTCCAGGTCATCCAGTCTCTGATCAACAAGCTGCCTAATGGACAGCAGGTCATGGAAGAG GTTGACCGAGCCATCGCCCTGTGTTCAGAAATGCACAACATAAAAGAAGCAATATATGAGAACAAGAGTAAGCTGGAAGGGATTGGTGAAGATTATCAAATCCAG GGAAGCAGTACCAAAGACTACTTTCTCAACAGAACCATGCAGAGCTTGGAGCGCTACTTCTACTTGATTGTATTTAATGCATACCTTCATGAACAG TATCCTCTTGCCTTTGTGTCCAACTTCAGCCAGTGGATGTGCTGCCACGCGTGGCTGTACCGTCTGCTGGCCTGCATGGACCTATCAGAGCTGTCAGCCCCAGCCGAGCTGGTCACCAGGGGAGCCCGCATCCTG GTTGCTGATGAGTACTTGGCTCCTGACGTGCTCAGCACAGTGAAGGAGATGAAAGCGGTCAACTTCAGACGAGTGCCCAAGATGCCTGTTTATGGAGTGGCTCAGCCAACATCAGAG GGTGCCGGAGTAGTTTTGGCCCATCTGACGGATGAGAAGAGGAAGCACAGCCACGTGTTGTGGGTAAACTTGCAGAACGAGCTGGTGTTAGAAGGAAATGGTCAGATTTTTACACAGAGGGAGCCCTCGTGCCTGGACCAGCACATTCCTGTCCCATCATCTGACCCGCAGCTAATAGAG AAACTGGAGAAGTCTCTGACGGAAGTGATCCTGCAAGCTCAGAAGTGGCTGGAGGTGACGCTGGAGCAGGAgaagcagatgaaaatgtttaaaagctGCCTGACGGTGCAGGAGATCTTCAACCAGCACAAAAGCTCCCACCAGGGCCTCGTCTACAAACGCATCCCTCTGCCGGAATGCAGCGCTCCAAGGGAGGAG GATTTTGATAAGCTGCTGGAGGCCATGAAGAGCGCCTTGGCTGAGGACTCCCGCTCAGCCTTCGTTTTTAACTGCTCCAACGGCAAAGGCAGGACCACGACCGCCATGGTCGTCGCTGTTTTGACTCTCTGGCACTTTAAT GGTTTCCCAGAGTTTGCAGATGACGAGATTGTAAGTGTTCCTGACGCCAAGTACACAAAAGGAGAATTTGAG GTTGTGATGCAGCTGGTCCGTCTGCTCCCCGACGGTCACAGGATGAAGAGGGAGGTGGACATGGCCCTGGACTCAGTCAGCGAGACCATGACCCCCATGCACTACCACCTAAGAGAGATCATCATCTCCACATACAGACAG ATCAAAAGTGGTAAGACAGAGAAGGAgtgtcagcagctgctgctgaggagccTGCAGTGCCTGGAACGCTACATTTACCTCATCCTCTTCAACACATACCTGCATCTTGAGAAGAAAGACTCCTGGCAGCGCTCCTTCACTCTCTGGATGGAACAG